Proteins co-encoded in one Marinobacter gudaonensis genomic window:
- a CDS encoding tetratricopeptide repeat protein, producing the protein MQAKHQVQVSRSTQTEVARLLLQANLAYGESNSGGLSHIQRLKARQECRESLNEALTLEPGNAGALGLLGRVELDDGQLERAHALFNASLDQQPGQAQQYCNLGYWALKTERPALAEQYFLQALDCDRQSAAAFCGVAHAKRLQGQFDVAYLHYRKLLETGADWDSVYSGMLSCAQHLNVNKADTALALDAIALLQRDGLPHQELGRFVGALIHQQYDLDNPDAQIFLNAASEDELLILALQKTLMPNPAVEELVTLLRRAILAEVAQTVELRDELQRLTLAIAQYTDRTGYALAAEDDETRLVSAINDSIKAQLAMNEEQDGLVGSLMISAMYGALFHQSFAPQLGQWSLVDWPLALQPVLAASYYDRADEEAIKQNFDEKAEELCLERSDVPQAWPAWSQLAYQTESSLKILMATELGLATENLPATLRIMVCGAQSGQRAMELARYLDDVEVIAVDESLANIAKATRMANNMGLDNIVFWPWSIAQRFVADGHQVHWIEVGRLPSPAMSDLSLAALVSEATAGGAVVHLHTAVSEQTSGDRQIRRLVSEHQLQPTRQTLRQLRRMALANRQDSTWQDLVADADFYSLGGCRDRWFRPQDSAQLKELMALVSNEVDWKLVKARDEDGHSLATGPVQQQIQAEALGSEVQSLMGQNLSVYFVKRR; encoded by the coding sequence ATGCAAGCCAAGCATCAAGTCCAGGTTTCCCGATCCACTCAGACCGAGGTTGCTCGCCTGCTCCTGCAGGCCAACCTCGCCTACGGCGAATCGAACAGCGGTGGCCTCAGCCACATCCAACGGCTGAAGGCCAGGCAGGAGTGTCGCGAATCCCTGAACGAAGCGCTGACCCTTGAGCCCGGGAACGCCGGGGCCCTGGGCCTGCTTGGCCGGGTGGAGCTGGACGATGGCCAGCTCGAGCGCGCCCATGCCCTGTTCAACGCCAGCCTGGACCAGCAACCGGGCCAGGCACAGCAGTATTGCAACCTTGGCTACTGGGCCCTCAAAACGGAGCGCCCGGCCCTGGCGGAGCAGTACTTCCTGCAGGCGCTGGACTGCGACCGGCAATCGGCCGCCGCTTTCTGCGGTGTGGCTCACGCCAAACGGCTTCAGGGCCAGTTCGATGTGGCCTACCTGCACTACCGCAAGCTGCTCGAGACCGGCGCCGATTGGGATTCCGTTTATAGCGGGATGCTGTCTTGTGCCCAGCACCTGAACGTCAACAAGGCCGACACAGCCCTCGCTCTGGATGCCATCGCCCTGTTGCAGCGAGACGGATTACCGCATCAGGAACTGGGCCGCTTCGTGGGCGCGCTTATTCATCAACAGTACGACCTCGACAACCCGGACGCGCAGATCTTCCTGAATGCCGCTTCTGAAGATGAGTTGCTGATCCTCGCCCTGCAGAAAACGTTGATGCCCAACCCGGCGGTGGAAGAACTGGTAACGCTGCTTCGCCGGGCCATCCTCGCTGAAGTGGCACAAACCGTGGAGCTGCGCGACGAACTGCAACGCCTGACACTGGCCATTGCCCAGTATACCGACAGGACCGGGTATGCCCTGGCCGCGGAGGACGATGAAACACGTCTGGTGTCTGCCATCAATGACAGTATCAAGGCGCAACTCGCCATGAACGAGGAACAGGACGGTCTGGTTGGCTCGCTGATGATCAGCGCCATGTACGGAGCCCTGTTCCACCAGAGCTTTGCCCCCCAGCTAGGCCAGTGGAGCCTGGTGGACTGGCCCCTGGCCTTGCAGCCGGTGCTCGCTGCCAGCTACTACGACCGGGCCGACGAAGAGGCAATCAAGCAAAACTTCGATGAAAAAGCTGAAGAGCTTTGCCTGGAAAGATCCGACGTGCCCCAGGCCTGGCCGGCCTGGTCGCAACTGGCTTACCAGACCGAATCCAGCCTGAAAATCCTGATGGCCACCGAACTCGGCCTGGCCACGGAAAACCTCCCGGCGACCCTGCGCATCATGGTCTGCGGTGCCCAGTCTGGCCAGCGCGCCATGGAATTGGCCCGCTATCTGGATGACGTGGAAGTGATTGCCGTGGACGAATCCCTGGCAAACATTGCCAAGGCGACGCGCATGGCCAACAACATGGGGCTGGATAACATTGTGTTCTGGCCCTGGTCGATCGCCCAGCGCTTTGTCGCGGACGGGCATCAAGTGCATTGGATTGAAGTCGGCCGCCTGCCCTCGCCGGCCATGAGCGATCTCTCGCTCGCCGCTCTGGTCAGCGAAGCGACAGCGGGTGGCGCGGTTGTGCACCTGCACACAGCCGTGAGTGAACAAACCAGCGGCGACCGTCAGATTCGCAGGCTGGTCAGCGAGCACCAACTACAACCGACCCGCCAGACTCTGCGTCAACTGCGCCGCATGGCGCTGGCAAACCGGCAGGACAGCACCTGGCAGGACCTTGTTGCGGACGCAGACTTTTACAGCCTGGGCGGCTGCCGGGACCGATGGTTCCGCCCACAAGACTCTGCGCAACTGAAAGAGTTGATGGCACTAGTCAGTAATGAAGTGGACTGGAAGCTCGTGAAAGCGCGCGACGAAGATGGCCACAGCCTCGCTACAGGCCCGGTGCAACAGCAGATCCAGGCGGAGGCACTGGGGAGTGAGGTGCAGAGTTTGATGGGGCAGAATCTGAGTGTTTATTTTGTGAAGCGACGGTGA